TCTGTAGGGGATACGAGATCGATCCAGATCGCGGCTTCGGGGATGGCCCCGTCCACGACGGGCACCGCCTCAAGGCTTCCTTGTCTGGCGAGATAGGCGATGATCATGCTGCGGTCCCCGATCGGCCGGACCTTCTAGCCCGCCGCCGAGCGCGTGGGAACAGCGCGCCTTGGCGGCTTGCGTTCCCATCACCTGCCATGAGCATCCCTCGTCCGGCGGCAATCCATCGTCGCCGCCAGTCCGTCCGTTCCGGCCCGTTTCTGAAATCGAGGCCAGCGAGCGCGCGGCGCCCGGGCCAGCGCGCTGTCATCACCCCCGGCCGGCCCCCGCGCCGGTCCCGAGGAGCGCCATCGTCCCCGCTCAGGCGGCGAGGAAGTCGATGTCCTTGAGGGTGACCACCTTGTTGGCCTGGGCCGCCTTGGCCTCGACCGCCTTCTTGTCGCTCGCCTGCTGGGCGGCGGCGGCAACGGCGGAGATGCCGATGTCGCGCCACTGCTGGCTCTGCGCCGTACGCTTCAGATCCGATTCCTCCCGGGGGCTGAGCCCTTGGTGTCCGGTAGACATGTCCCAACTCCTGTGTGGTGCGCCGTTACGCAGCGGCACCTTCGCGTGACCCTTCCAGAGATGGCCATCAACTGCGTCAAAACTGTGCAGCCGATGCGACTTCTCCGCGGTCATACGAAGAGTAGGCGCCCCAAAGCTTGCGAAACTCCAAAGAGGCTGACGAAAGGGCAATCTGTGAGGCATTTCTGCAACGCATTCCCACAAGCATCCGCCGGCCATCCGAACACCCTTCAAGCGGGGCGGACATTGGGTTAATCCATTCTCGCGGGTCGAATCCTCCTTGCGCGTCAAGGGAAGAGTTAAGAGGCGAGACATGATGTGGCGAGCGGTCGGGGCACTGCTGACGGGTTTGATGCTCAGCGGCTGCATCTCCGGAACGGTTGCGCCGGCGCCGGATACGGCAATGACGGCGCGGGACAAGCAGCTTCTTGCCAACAAGCCGTACCCGAATGTGAAGCCTTCGGGCGACTTCGCGCGGCATATCGTTGAGTATCCGACCAATAAGAAGCCGGGCACGGTGGTCGTCGATACTCCGAACAAGTTCCTTTACTTCGTGGAAGGCAACGGTAAGGCGATCCGCTACGGCGTGACGGTCGGCGAGGAAAGCCTCGCATTCCGCGGCCAGGCCAAGGTTGGTCGCAAGACCGAATGGCCGAGCTGGACCCCCACGCCGGAAATCCACCAGCGCATCGCGGGCCTGCCGTCCTATGTGGCGCCCGGCCCCCACAATCCCATGGGCGCCCGCGCCCTTTACCTCTACCAGGGCAGTCAGGACACCCTGTTCCGCATTCACGGCACCAACCAGCCGGAATACATCGGGCAGGCGATCTCCTCGGGCTGCATCCGCATGCTCAACGAGGACGTGATCGACCTGTACAGCCGCGTGCCGGTCGGCGCCGAGGTCGTGGTCCTCTGATTGTCACCCCGTCGAATGCATGAAGGGCGCGGCTTGGCCGCGCCCTTTTTCGTTTGAGCTGCTGGGACGGCGCGAAGGCTCTGTCTGCAGCATCCGCGTTCACGCCGGACGAAGGCGGCCATGGCTACGCGGCGGCACGAGTGCGTTTCGCGCAGCCACGCATCGGCCAAGCCAATTCCACGGCGCGGTCAGTTAAGCTGCAACGTCAATTGGGCTGTACTGCAGCCGGCTTGGAGCCCTTCGCGCTCGCGTCCTTGCTCCCATCCTTGGCGGAATCCTTTGACGAAGCCGTCGTGGACGATCCAGCCTTGGGCGACGTGGGCTTGGGCGACGTGGGCTTGGGCGACGGCTTGGCTGCAGAAGGTACGGGGGGCGTGCTCCTGGGCTG
The nucleotide sequence above comes from Xanthobacter flavus. Encoded proteins:
- a CDS encoding L,D-transpeptidase, which produces MMWRAVGALLTGLMLSGCISGTVAPAPDTAMTARDKQLLANKPYPNVKPSGDFARHIVEYPTNKKPGTVVVDTPNKFLYFVEGNGKAIRYGVTVGEESLAFRGQAKVGRKTEWPSWTPTPEIHQRIAGLPSYVAPGPHNPMGARALYLYQGSQDTLFRIHGTNQPEYIGQAISSGCIRMLNEDVIDLYSRVPVGAEVVVL